A genomic window from Gossypium hirsutum isolate 1008001.06 chromosome D10, Gossypium_hirsutum_v2.1, whole genome shotgun sequence includes:
- the LOC121222446 gene encoding LOW QUALITY PROTEIN: pentatricopeptide repeat-containing protein At4g39620, chloroplastic-like (The sequence of the model RefSeq protein was modified relative to this genomic sequence to represent the inferred CDS: inserted 1 base in 1 codon), producing MPLILSPYSLQLSTFPSPFKRNSSPTNISSLTQPCNLPSRPFTRISCATRPRRKTGSSKPEDAEAKELVRVLMRSFGDKEPLVKTLSRYVRVVRCEHCFLLFEELGKTDKWLQCLEVFRWMQKQRWYIADNGVYSKLITVMGKKGRTRMAMWLFSEMRNSGCRPDSSVYNALITAHLHSRDKAKALDKALGYFNKMKGIERCKPNVVTYNIXLRAFAQARNVDQVNALFKDLAESSIAPDIYTFNGVMDAYGKNGMIREMESVLSRMKSNQCKPDIITFNVLIDSYGKKQEFDKMEQVFKSLLRSKEKPTLPTFNSMIINYGKARLKERAENIFKKMTDMKYTPSFITYESLIMMYGFCDCVSRAREIFDEVVDSGKEMKVSTLNVMLEVYCRNGLPMEADRLFDKANNIGAIPDSSTYKLLYKAYTKADMKDLVQKLVKEMEKDGIVPNKRFFLEALEAFGSLPASPDSVQATRSGRPETNAKTEVKVIN from the exons atgCCCCTAATTTTATCACCTTACTCTCTGCAACTCTCCACATTCCCTTCTCCTTTTAAACGTAATTCTTCACCAACTAACATATCCTCCCTCACCCAACCATGTAATCTTCCATCCCGACCCTTCACACGAATATCCTGTGCCACCCGACCCAGGAGGAAAACGGGTTCTTCAAAACCTGAGGACGCCGAAGCCAAGGAACTAGTTCGGGTCTTAATGAGAAGTTTCGGCGACAAAGAGCCGTTGGTTAAGACATTGAGCAGGTACGTGAGAGTTGTGAGATGCGAACACTGTTTTCTCCTGTTTGAAGAACTCGGCAAAACTGATAAATGGCTTCAATGCCTTGAG GTTTTCAGATGGATGCAGAAACAAAGGTGGTATATTGCCGATAATGGGGTTTATTCGAAATTGATTACGGTTATGGGAAAGAAAGGCCGAACTAGAATGGCTATGTGGCTCTTCTCTGAGATGCGTAACAGTGGTTGTCGGCCTGATTCTTCGGTTTATAATGCTCTTATCACCGCCCATCTCCATTCCCGTGATAAAGCCAAAGCTTTGGACAAAGCTTTGGGTTACTTCAACAAGATGAAGGGAATTGAACGGTGTAAACCCAATGTTGTCACTTACAATA CTTTGAGGGCCTTTGCTCAAGCTCGAAATGTGGATCAAGTTAATGCTTTGTTTAAGGATCTTGCTGAGAGCAGTATTGCCCCTGATATATATACGTTTAATGGTGTGATGGATGCATATGGGAAAAACGGGATGATCAGAGAGATGGAGTCTGTTCTTTCTCGGATGAAAAGCAATCAGTGTAAGCCTGATATTATTACATTTAATGTGCTTATTGATTCTTATGGCAAGAAGCAAGAATTTGATAAGATGGAACAAGTGTTTAAGAGCTTGTTGCGCTCCAAGGAGAAACCTACCCTTCCTACATTTAATTCGATGATCATAAATTATGGCAAGGCGCGGCTTAAAGAGAGAgctgaaaatattttcaaaaagatgACTGATATGAAATACACACCAAGCTTTATCACCTACGAAAGTCTTATAATGATGTATGGATTTTGTGATTGTGTTTCTCGGGCGAGGGAAATATTTGATGAGGTTGTTGACTCTGGGAAGGAAATGAAAGTTTCGACCCTAAATGTCATGCTTGAAGTTTACTGCAGAAATGGTCTACCTATGGAAGCCGATAGGCTATTTGATAAGGCAAATAACATTGGGGCGATTCCCGATTCATCGACATATAAACTTCTATATAAGGCCTACACGAAAGCTGACATGAAAGACCTTGTACAGAAGTTGgtgaaagaaatggaaaaagatgGTATAGTCCCTAAT